In one Pirellulales bacterium genomic region, the following are encoded:
- a CDS encoding alpha/beta hydrolase: protein MRIPSIFGALCVLASVAFQPLVAALADEPPADVELRKNVVYGKAGDEELTLHLARPKKIDSTLPVIVYIHGGGWRAGNKDGHLDEIQAAAQRGYISASVGYRFAPAHIFPAQVEDVKCAIRYLRANAKELSLNPERIGAIGYSAGAHLSMMLGTMDSADGLEGSGGSPDQSSKVQAVVAYFGPTNFNVPYPAQSTPIVEQFLGGSREEKAEAYKRASPVTYVNEGDAPTLIFQGTKDILVPFEQAFDMVTALTKAGVPGRAELLFGVGHGWGGEQIVRTQEEALDFFDQHLKK, encoded by the coding sequence TGTGTGTTTTAGCCTCGGTCGCGTTTCAACCCCTTGTCGCCGCGCTGGCCGATGAGCCGCCGGCCGACGTCGAACTTCGCAAGAACGTCGTCTACGGCAAGGCGGGAGACGAGGAGCTCACCCTGCATCTTGCCCGGCCGAAGAAGATTGACTCTACGCTGCCAGTCATCGTCTACATTCACGGCGGCGGTTGGCGCGCCGGCAACAAAGACGGGCATCTCGACGAGATCCAAGCAGCGGCCCAACGTGGATATATCTCGGCCAGTGTCGGCTATCGCTTTGCCCCGGCGCACATCTTTCCAGCGCAGGTGGAAGATGTGAAATGCGCGATTCGCTACCTGCGCGCCAATGCCAAGGAGTTGTCGCTCAATCCCGAGCGCATCGGCGCCATCGGTTACTCGGCGGGAGCGCACTTGTCGATGATGCTCGGCACGATGGATTCGGCCGACGGACTGGAGGGGAGCGGCGGCTCGCCAGACCAATCGAGCAAGGTGCAGGCGGTAGTGGCCTATTTCGGTCCCACCAACTTCAACGTGCCCTATCCCGCGCAGTCGACGCCAATCGTCGAGCAGTTCTTGGGGGGCTCGCGCGAGGAAAAGGCGGAAGCCTACAAACGCGCTTCGCCAGTCACTTATGTCAACGAAGGCGACGCGCCGACTTTGATTTTCCAGGGCACCAAAGACATTCTTGTGCCTTTTGAGCAGGCGTTCGACATGGTGACCGCGCTCACCAAGGCGGGTGTGCCGGGACGCGCGGAGTTGCTGTTTGGCGTTGGTCACGGATGGGGCGGCGAGCAAATTGTTCGCACCCAAGAAGAAGCGCTGGACTTCTTCGACCAGCATTTGAAGAAGTGA
- the rnc gene encoding ribonuclease III, whose amino-acid sequence MTRALDPTEPAPGLTTEFDRCEKRIAYEFRSRSLLRSALTHASGAQHRLASNERLEFLGDAILGAVVCEMLFRRYPEHLEGELTKIKSVVVSRQTCAKISQALGLEEFLIIGKGMTSHATLPSSLLADVFESLVAAIYLDGGDAAAREFIERHVTPEIEAAAGGDHGGNYKSMLQQIAQRDYGMTPTYQLLDEKGPDHSKCFKISAQIGRNRYHPAWGRNKKEAEQRAALNALSELAGDPVPFPSD is encoded by the coding sequence ATGACCCGGGCGCTCGACCCCACGGAACCGGCTCCCGGGCTGACGACTGAATTTGACCGCTGCGAAAAACGCATTGCCTATGAGTTTCGCAGTCGGTCGCTGTTGCGATCGGCGCTGACGCATGCCTCTGGCGCGCAGCATCGCCTGGCCAGCAACGAACGGCTGGAGTTTTTGGGCGACGCCATTTTGGGCGCGGTGGTGTGCGAAATGCTCTTTCGCCGCTATCCCGAGCACCTGGAAGGGGAACTGACCAAGATCAAGTCGGTGGTGGTCAGCCGGCAGACGTGCGCCAAGATCAGCCAGGCGCTGGGTCTGGAAGAGTTCTTGATCATTGGCAAAGGGATGACGTCGCACGCCACGCTGCCGTCGTCGCTACTGGCCGACGTGTTCGAGTCGCTGGTGGCGGCGATCTACCTGGACGGCGGAGACGCCGCGGCGCGCGAGTTTATCGAACGGCATGTGACGCCAGAAATCGAAGCGGCGGCTGGCGGCGATCACGGCGGCAACTACAAGTCGATGTTGCAGCAAATCGCCCAGCGAGACTACGGCATGACGCCCACCTACCAGTTGCTGGACGAAAAGGGGCCGGATCATAGCAAGTGCTTCAAGATCTCGGCCCAGATCGGTCGCAATCGCTACCATCCCGCCTGGGGACGTAACAAGAAGGAGGCCGAGCAACGGGCCGCGCTTAACGCCTTGTCGGAACTGGCGGGCGACCCGGTGCCGTTTCCCTCTGATTGA